A window of Thermoproteales archaeon genomic DNA:
AAATGGGATTGCCCGGCAGTATTGCGATCTGGGTCCCGATGGTTATAACAACATTACAGGTTATAGGCAGATCAACAAGATCTCCTGATGCAAAACCCTTAATAATATTAGCCGATGAAAGGTTTCTCCGTTATGAAAAATATTTCTCCCCATATCTAGAACTCAGACCGTTCAACTCCTTTCATCAATTATCGAGATTTACCTAGTTACTAAAATATTAATTCGTAGAATATACGATAAATTTTATTATTTGGTAGTGATTTAGGTAGTGAAGTAGCATGGCTATTACGAGACGTGTTGAAAAACGTTTAAGAATAAGGCGAACCTCGATAGTACCACCAGGTCAAGTTAGATTAAATCCAAAAACAATTAAATATCTGAAGTTAGACGATAAAGTTGAAATTGTTATTGCAGGTAAGAAAAGACATATTCTAAAAGTTCTCAGTATGGACGATATTCCTGAAAATGAAGTTTGGGGCAATGAGGAAGAAATGCGAGAATATGGAATTGCAGACTATACCATAGCTACTTGTAGAGCTCCTTTAAAATCTTATGAGGTGACAAAGCGTGAGGCGTGAAGACTTGTCAAGACCCTTTAAATCGATAGCTGATCAAAGATTAATAGAAAAATATCTTGAAGAGCTGAGACTACTAAATGATATTATAAAATCGGTTTATATCATTATAACTCAAGCAGATAATATAAGTAAAGAAGAGTTAGAAAAACATATAGGAATAATAAATAACTCAAAAACTGAAATCGAGTTAATAAAAAAGGATGCACTCCAATATATATCAAAAACTTCCCCCTCTCTCTACCATCGCGAAGACTGGCTTAGAATAGCAACTAAGATATACAACGCTACAGATAAAGCGGGAGGCGTCATATACAGGCTTGAGTACATGGTGAATAAAAAGTGGCAAATACCATCTCCAATAAAAAAAGGACTTGCTAATCTTACGGACAATGTTATGAAAATAGTAAACGAGTTCGTATCCGCGTTAAAATGTCTTACACTCGAAGAAGCTAAAATATCTGAGAGATTTAAAGCGATAGATCAGTTGGAGAAAAAAGCAGATGAAAACTATAGAAAAATCATTTTCACAGTTCTTGAGTCTAACATTGCAGCTTCATCAATGTTTTTATTACTAAATATAGCTGAAATGCTGGAAGATATTTCTGATACTATTACGCTTGCAAAAGATGACTTGCACATAATTCTGCTAAACATGTTATGACCCCCCGAAAAATTCCAAAATAGACGTTTGTTTCTCTCCTTTAATCAACTGCTGCTCGGTTATACCGAAATATTTCAAAACTCTCATTGCTGCTGGTATAATTTGCCTATTGATGTAATAGTTTGTATCTACTTCATTGTAATTTTTTACGAGGATATAGGGTTTCACTTTTTCTGATAATTTTTCACCTCCGCCCTTGCAAATGATATATCCTATTTTTTCACCCTTGGAAACCTTATAACCTAGTTTCATGAGCATTTTTGCAACCCTAACATGGGCTATATCAACTTCATACTCTTCTATTTTTTTGGATAATGTTTTCCAGATTATTAGTTTTTCAAGAGGTATCTTTTGGTTCTTCAATTCATTTATGACCTTTCTTACGTATTTTACCGCATTGTTCGGTTCTGCGTTTTTTAAGACTATTTCGATTACTTTCTCTTGAACTTCCTTAGCTAGCTCAGACCAGTCGCCTCTTACAGCTTCTAAACCCACGACATCTATCCGACCGTCTTCCATTAAGCCACAGTATCTTTTTTTGGCTTCCGTAAAGAATACGCGCTTGTAAATTTTGTCAATTTTAATGTCGAAGCCTAGTTCTTTTTCAACTAATTGTATAAATTGTTCTATCTTATTTTTTTCATAACGTATAAATAGGCTGTCTGTATCACCATAAATAACTTCCAATCCGAGTTTCCTAGCTAATGCTATAGTTTCTCTTATTAATTTTCTACCCCATGCCGTTGTGGCTTCAGCAACTTCTCTCTTATACCATCTAGCACCTGTCCACCCGCAGTATCCATACGTGGCATTTGCTATAATTTTAAGCGCTCTCTGGCGTTCATTAAGTAATTTATATTGCAAACTGTTAGGCTTTAGATTTTTCATTTCTCTTCTAATCTGACTCCGTGCATCAAGTAATCTTTCCAGAACTTTTTTATAAAGTCCTGGAGGTTCCTTTCTAAACCTATGCCCAACCTCTGGTGCCACATTTACTTCTGAGCGCTCAACTTCAGTGCCTGGTGGAACATAAGTATCTGGAGATATATTCATTTTAATCATTATATTTGGGTACATAGATGAAAAATCTAAAACCGCAATATTTTCATGAATCCCGGGTTTAGGTTCAAGAACTATCGCACCCTTATAGGTCTCATAAGCTTTTTCGATTCTATTCGGTATCAATTCCCCATATTTAAATGCTTGCCGCATTAGGTACCATTCTACACGATATCCTACAGACGCTGAACCTATTTGATCGAGCGGTAATCCTACTATTAAAGCCAACTGAATCGCAAATGGAAGAATTTTCTCTGCTATTCCATATGTACTCTCTGCATCTTCTAGGGAGTATTTAAGTAAGATTTCACGTTTTTCCTTTTCATCCCAGTATTGGTATATTCGAGATTTCTCGATTTTTGTACGCTCGTCTTTAGAAAAAACCCCTAAATAGTCAGCTACATTTTCTAATGTTTTTACTTTAACCTCATAAATTTCTTCTGCAAAATCGTACAGGTCTACATTTGCTCTTCCAACTATTGAGAAATGCCCATAAACACTCTGCGCAGGCGTACTATTACTTCTAGATACTTCCAATTTTACTCTTACTCTCTTACTTCTCTCGATTATATAGGGCCAGTCGAATCTATTGCTATTATAACCTACGATTATATCAGGATCAAGTCTTTTTATATCTTTTACAAAATTATTTAAAAGTTCCTTATCATTCTTATCTCGTGCTGTTAGTATAACTTTGTCAGATCCATTGTATACTCTAGAGATTATGATTATTGGATCTCTTTCAGCCAAAGGCTCTCCATGCACATTGTAGCATTCTATATCGAAAGCATAAACTGAAAGGCTTGGAAGCTTTTTTTTATCAATTTTCAGCTTTGGGGGCGATAACGCTAGGAATACTTTATCTACTTGCCATCCTTTGTCATTGGAAAGTTCGCGAGCATTAACCTCGTGCCATGAGCAAGGGAATATTTCATTATCTATCATGTATCTCATATAGAAGCGGATATCTGCTTCTAGAACGTCTTCTATCCCTTTTATTAGTTTCACTTCGTCTCTTATTTTTGGTATTGCCGGTGGTTCACGGCATGTTATTTTAAGTACTTTAACAGGCTGTCCAAAAAACTTCTTTTGAAGAAATTCGATAGCTTTTATATGTCTTCTAACTAACTCATTCTTTAGTATTCTTTCTTTGACTTCTTCTACTTTCGAATTTTTATCTAGAATAGCATAGAAATAAGGTCTGAATGATCTATCTAATACGACTATCCTTTCATTTTTATCGGAGATGCCCCATAATCTTATCTCCGGAGTATCACCTAGCATTTCATAATTAATATCAAGTAACCAGAAACATACGGTTTGGATCTTCTCTTTCGACAAAGCATTCACCTATAATAATAGATTAAAATCCAAAATTAAATATTAATACCTAAACTCCAGAATTCTAGATTGCCTAATCAACTCGCATTAAAAGATAATACTTACACCGGTATAAACTCCTCCTTAATAAGGTCTTTCCCTATTAAAATTAAATCTATTCCATCACCGCTTACCGTGTCTCTACTAAATGCTGCTTTTATAGCTTTTATTGATAAATCTCTGGCTTGCATTAAATCTATATTTTCATTATATTCGCTTTCGATTATGCTTATAGCCAACTGGGCTCCCGTTCCCAAAGCCGCATATTTATCTTCTATTAGCGCACCTATAGGATCGAGAACATAAATATGAGGACCAGTAGAATCAACACCACCTACTATCGCTTCGACAAAGTAGGGGAAAAGTCTTCTATTGAATAGAGTTATAGATAACAATTTCGCAATTCCTTTCACTGTTATCGGGTTGCCAGTATCGTAAAAATATAATCTTGCTTCCGCTTCCAAGCTACGGGCTAGTGTTTGCATGTCAGATATTAAACCCGCACTAGCAATACCTATTCTATCCGTAATCTTAAACACTTTCTTACCGGTTTTACTCATTAATGTAAAACCATAAGTTACTCTTTTATCGGCTGCCAATACAACACCGCTCCTTGCCACAATACCGATTGCTGTGGCTCCCGGATA
This region includes:
- a CDS encoding DUF47 family protein, whose product is MRREDLSRPFKSIADQRLIEKYLEELRLLNDIIKSVYIIITQADNISKEELEKHIGIINNSKTEIELIKKDALQYISKTSPSLYHREDWLRIATKIYNATDKAGGVIYRLEYMVNKKWQIPSPIKKGLANLTDNVMKIVNEFVSALKCLTLEEAKISERFKAIDQLEKKADENYRKIIFTVLESNIAASSMFLLLNIAEMLEDISDTITLAKDDLHIILLNML
- the psmB gene encoding archaeal proteasome endopeptidase complex subunit beta, which produces MYEYRYYPGATAIGIVARSGVVLAADKRVTYGFTLMSKTGKKVFKITDRIGIASAGLISDMQTLARSLEAEARLYFYDTGNPITVKGIAKLLSITLFNRRLFPYFVEAIVGGVDSTGPHIYVLDPIGALIEDKYAALGTGAQLAISIIESEYNENIDLMQARDLSIKAIKAAFSRDTVSGDGIDLILIGKDLIKEEFIPV
- a CDS encoding DNA polymerase II; translation: MLGDTPEIRLWGISDKNERIVVLDRSFRPYFYAILDKNSKVEEVKERILKNELVRRHIKAIEFLQKKFFGQPVKVLKITCREPPAIPKIRDEVKLIKGIEDVLEADIRFYMRYMIDNEIFPCSWHEVNARELSNDKGWQVDKVFLALSPPKLKIDKKKLPSLSVYAFDIECYNVHGEPLAERDPIIIISRVYNGSDKVILTARDKNDKELLNNFVKDIKRLDPDIIVGYNSNRFDWPYIIERSKRVRVKLEVSRSNSTPAQSVYGHFSIVGRANVDLYDFAEEIYEVKVKTLENVADYLGVFSKDERTKIEKSRIYQYWDEKEKREILLKYSLEDAESTYGIAEKILPFAIQLALIVGLPLDQIGSASVGYRVEWYLMRQAFKYGELIPNRIEKAYETYKGAIVLEPKPGIHENIAVLDFSSMYPNIMIKMNISPDTYVPPGTEVERSEVNVAPEVGHRFRKEPPGLYKKVLERLLDARSQIRREMKNLKPNSLQYKLLNERQRALKIIANATYGYCGWTGARWYKREVAEATTAWGRKLIRETIALARKLGLEVIYGDTDSLFIRYEKNKIEQFIQLVEKELGFDIKIDKIYKRVFFTEAKKRYCGLMEDGRIDVVGLEAVRGDWSELAKEVQEKVIEIVLKNAEPNNAVKYVRKVINELKNQKIPLEKLIIWKTLSKKIEEYEVDIAHVRVAKMLMKLGYKVSKGEKIGYIICKGGGEKLSEKVKPYILVKNYNEVDTNYYINRQIIPAAMRVLKYFGITEQQLIKGEKQTSILEFFGGS